CGCCGATCCCGGACACCGCCCGAGCCGCCGCCCGCACGCCGCCGAGCAACGCGTCCCGCCGTGACGCCCCCGACAGCCACGCCGCCAGCAACCCGGCGTCGAACGCGTCACCGGCCCCGGTCGAGTCCACGCACTCGACGTCCTCGGCCGGCACGGACACCACGCCGTCCCGGTCCACCCAGCTCGCGCCGTCCGCCCCGGACGTCAACGCCACCGCTCCCACGACGTCCAGCAACGCGGACGCCGACGCGGGCGACGCGGACCCGGTGAGCGCCACCAACTCCTCGGTGTTGGGCAGCAGCACGTCCACCCCGCGCACGTCGTCCAGGAACCCGTCGTAGATCAACGCCGCCGACTGCGGGTCCACCGACGTGGTCAGCCCCGCGTCCCGTGCCGCCCTCAACGCCGCCACCCCGGCCGCCCGCGACGACGCGTCCAGCAGCACGTACCCGGAAAGGTGCAGGTGGGACGCGTCCCGCAGCAGCCCCGGGTCGAGGTCTGCGGGGGAGAAGCGGGCGTTGGCGCCCCGATCGGGCAACATGCTCCGCTGGCCGGTGTCGTCCACCAGCACCACCACGCAGCACGTCGCCGCCTCCGGGTCGACCGCGAACGCGCACCGCACACCGGCCGTCGTCAGCTCCGAGTGCACCTGACGTCCCGCCGAATCGGCGCCGACCCGTGCCACCAGCACCGGAGACGTGCCGCAGGCTGCCAGCCACACCGCCGTGTTCGCCCCCGCGCCACCGGGCTCGATGGTCACCGACGCCCGCGAGTCGCCGCCGTGCACGATCGGCCCCGCGTGCCGGGCCACCACGTCCAGCCCGGCGTCGCCGACGACCACGATTCCCGTCACGCCGCCAGCTCCACGGCCACCAGCGCGGCCAGCGAGGCGTTCGACACCACCAGGGCCTCGTTCGCGTCCAAGCTCACACCGCCGCTCGCGGTGTGGAAGTGCTCCAGCAGCACCGGCGTGACCTCCTTGCCGTGCACGTCACGCTCGCGCAGCAGCTCCAAGCCCTCGGTCAGCAGCCGTTCGTGCAGGTCGGCGGCCATCTCGAACTCGACCGGGATCGGGTTGGCCAGCAGCACGCCCGCCGACCCCGGCACGGTCCGGTGCGCCGCTACCACAGCCGCGGCGTCCGCCACCGAGTCCACCCGCCACGGCACGTCGAACTCCGACTCACGCCGGTAGAACGCGGGGAACCGGTCCGTGCCGAAACCGAGCACCGGCACCGAACGGGTCTCCAGCAGCTCCAGCGTCGCGCCCATGTCGAGGATCGACTTCACGCCCGAGCAGACCACCAGCACCGGCGTCGTGGCCAGCACGTCCAGGTCGGCGGACACGTCCCAGGTCTCCCGCGCGCCCCGGTGCACGCCGCCCAGGCCACCGGTGGCGAACACCCCGATGCCGGCGGCAGCCGCCAACGCCGCCGTGCTGGCGACCGTCGTCGCGCCGTCGCGCTTCAACGCGTACGCGGCGCCCAGGTCACGCCGGGACAGTTTCACCAGGTCGTTGGCGGGATCGCAGACGTAGTCGAGTTCGGTGGAGGTCAGCCCGATCTTGGGCACACCGCCGAGCACGGCGATCGTGGCCGGCACCGCGCCCGCGGCGCGCACCACGCCTTCGAGCCGTTCGGCGACCTCGCGATTGCGGCCGGGCGGTAGCCCGTGGGACAGGATCGTGCTCTCCAACGCGACCACCGGCCGGTTCTCGGCCAGGGCGGATCGGACTTCGTCGGTGATGCTCGGCGTACTCACGAGGGGCCATCTTCCCAGGTACGCTGAGCCCGTGAG
This is a stretch of genomic DNA from Saccharothrix ecbatanensis. It encodes these proteins:
- a CDS encoding carbohydrate kinase family protein: MTGIVVVGDAGLDVVARHAGPIVHGGDSRASVTIEPGGAGANTAVWLAACGTSPVLVARVGADSAGRQVHSELTTAGVRCAFAVDPEAATCCVVVLVDDTGQRSMLPDRGANARFSPADLDPGLLRDASHLHLSGYVLLDASSRAAGVAALRAARDAGLTTSVDPQSAALIYDGFLDDVRGVDVLLPNTEELVALTGSASPASASALLDVVGAVALTSGADGASWVDRDGVVSVPAEDVECVDSTGAGDAFDAGLLAAWLSGASRRDALLGGVRAAARAVSGIGAQPVRPGVSQPVRPGASQPSMT
- a CDS encoding pseudouridine-5'-phosphate glycosidase — protein: MSTPSITDEVRSALAENRPVVALESTILSHGLPPGRNREVAERLEGVVRAAGAVPATIAVLGGVPKIGLTSTELDYVCDPANDLVKLSRRDLGAAYALKRDGATTVASTAALAAAAGIGVFATGGLGGVHRGARETWDVSADLDVLATTPVLVVCSGVKSILDMGATLELLETRSVPVLGFGTDRFPAFYRRESEFDVPWRVDSVADAAAVVAAHRTVPGSAGVLLANPIPVEFEMAADLHERLLTEGLELLRERDVHGKEVTPVLLEHFHTASGGVSLDANEALVVSNASLAALVAVELAA